In Dyadobacter sp. NIV53, a single window of DNA contains:
- a CDS encoding IS3 family transposase, with the protein MKQLCKLFGLTRQAWYAAAGRQEKKCFQKDLILEEVRQIRRKIPGIGTAKLHEVIQDLIRKHQLKLGRDKLHKLLKDSNLLSIKKRKRVKTTDSDHCYYKYPNRAKNVVPNRPNMLWVTDMTYIPLGSNFVYWSVIMDAYSRKIVGWHLDKTMQARGSVQALDMALLSRGKSDKPLIHHSDRGVQYCSWKHVDRLGDNCVTIIMTQSGDPTENAMAERVFRTLKEDFGLHGFVSFSAAREAVEKAINNYNTMRPHASIGYLTPHQAHHRTGPLPLKWYPY; encoded by the coding sequence ATGAAGCAGTTGTGTAAGTTGTTTGGGTTGACAAGACAAGCCTGGTATGCGGCTGCCGGGCGTCAGGAGAAAAAATGTTTTCAAAAGGATCTGATCCTGGAAGAAGTCCGACAGATCAGGCGCAAAATCCCAGGTATTGGAACTGCGAAACTGCATGAGGTTATACAGGATCTTATCAGGAAGCACCAGCTTAAACTAGGACGGGATAAATTGCATAAGCTACTGAAGGACAGTAATTTATTGTCAATCAAGAAAAGAAAACGGGTTAAGACCACTGACTCTGACCATTGTTATTACAAATACCCGAACCGGGCAAAAAATGTAGTGCCTAACCGGCCTAACATGCTATGGGTCACTGATATGACTTATATCCCACTGGGTTCAAATTTTGTTTATTGGTCTGTCATTATGGATGCTTATTCACGTAAAATCGTCGGCTGGCATCTGGATAAAACCATGCAGGCCAGAGGATCGGTACAGGCCCTGGACATGGCACTTTTGTCACGAGGAAAATCTGACAAACCCCTAATTCACCATTCGGATCGGGGCGTACAGTATTGCTCGTGGAAACATGTTGATCGGCTGGGAGATAACTGCGTGACCATCATCATGACCCAGAGCGGCGATCCCACCGAAAATGCCATGGCCGAACGGGTGTTCCGGACACTAAAGGAAGACTTTGGCCTGCATGGTTTTGTTTCTTTTTCAGCAGCAAGAGAGGCAGTTGAGAAAGCCATCAACAATTATAACACCATGCGGCCACATGCTTCAATCGGTTATCTGACCCCTCACCAGGCACATCATCGGACAGGCCCCCTGCCACTTAAGTGGTACCCGTACTAA
- a CDS encoding IS3 family transposase (programmed frameshift): MSGERRVFDKEFKLMSVELSNSRTDLAALAKELDVPPAMLYRWRREFSAKQNGSFPGNGKVILSETEQELARLRKELRDTQLERDILKKAGRHFLQERWQIFGFIKDHRKIFPIEKMCMVFKVSRSRFYTWLSNKLSDTAIENQTLIDKIIVIHGDSKQTYGSPRVTQELYKLGVKVSRPRVARLMKKAKIRSIVKRKFRVTTDSEHTYPVVANKLNRQFKVEKIATAWVSDITYIKTTQGWLYLTIVLDLADRRVIGWALSSTMKAIDTVIPAWKMALKNRSVTCELIFHSDRGIQYACNEFKSLLDKSPLVIRSMSRKGNCWDNAVAESFFKTLKAECVYQNTFINKHQAAIIVFEYIETWYNRKRLHSALGYMSPKEFEELLNMQKIAA; this comes from the exons ATGTCTGGAGAAAGAAGAGTATTTGACAAGGAGTTCAAACTGATGAGCGTTGAACTAAGCAATAGCCGCACAGACCTTGCTGCACTGGCAAAAGAATTGGATGTTCCACCTGCTATGCTATACCGCTGGCGTAGAGAGTTTTCTGCGAAACAAAACGGTAGTTTTCCTGGCAACGGAAAGGTGATTTTAAGTGAAACGGAACAGGAATTGGCCCGGCTAAGGAAAGAACTCCGCGACACACAACTTGAACGAGATATCTTAAAAAAGGCTG GTAGGCATTTTCTCCAGGAGCGATGGCAAATATTCGGGTTCATAAAGGATCACCGGAAAATATTTCCCATTGAGAAAATGTGCATGGTTTTTAAGGTAAGCAGAAGCAGGTTTTATACTTGGCTGAGCAATAAACTATCGGATACAGCTATTGAAAATCAGACCCTTATCGATAAAATAATTGTTATTCATGGGGATAGTAAACAAACGTACGGAAGCCCCAGGGTCACTCAGGAATTGTACAAACTGGGGGTGAAAGTGTCCCGTCCAAGGGTCGCCAGACTGATGAAGAAAGCAAAAATAAGAAGTATTGTCAAGAGAAAATTCCGTGTCACAACAGATTCTGAACATACATATCCGGTTGTAGCAAATAAGCTTAACAGGCAATTTAAAGTAGAAAAAATAGCTACTGCGTGGGTGTCTGACATCACATACATTAAAACGACGCAAGGTTGGCTATATCTCACCATAGTACTGGATTTAGCTGACAGGAGAGTAATTGGATGGGCGCTTAGTTCAACAATGAAAGCTATTGATACTGTGATACCTGCGTGGAAAATGGCTCTGAAAAATAGAAGCGTAACCTGTGAATTAATTTTCCATTCGGATAGGGGAATTCAATACGCCTGCAACGAATTTAAAAGTTTGCTGGACAAAAGCCCACTGGTAATAAGAAGCATGAGCAGAAAAGGAAATTGTTGGGATAATGCGGTTGCTGAAAGTTTTTTTAAGACCTTAAAAGCAGAATGTGTTTACCAAAATACTTTTATTAATAAACACCAGGCAGCAATAATTGTATTTGAATATATTGAAACCTGGTATAATAGAAAGAGGCTTCATTCTGCCCTCGGGTACATGTCACCAAAAGAATTTGAAGAACTTTTAAATATGCAGAAAATTGCGGCTTAA
- a CDS encoding SEL1-like repeat protein: MGNAISMRKVGEVYQYGKGVVIDKDKAKLWYRKASKAGDSIATVRLNEPFEILNLGIKPRKFLFDKHLKN, from the coding sequence ATGGGAAATGCAATAAGTATGAGAAAAGTAGGAGAGGTATATCAATACGGAAAAGGAGTAGTAATTGATAAAGATAAAGCGAAATTATGGTACAGAAAGGCATCAAAGGCAGGAGATTCAATAGCAACAGTAAGATTGAATGAACCCTTTGAAATTTTAAATTTAGGAATTAAGCCGCGAAAGTTTTTATTTGATAAGCATCTTAAAAATTGA
- a CDS encoding AAA family ATPase yields MKVPITLPLKSLYMPALDKLNTAALERLSGIVLRVTFHSAETGFSVLKVSSLQRAGQELTVVVHQSKVFAGATMDFYGEWVTHPGHGLQFKAEKAIERKPATTNALEKYLGSGLIKGVGPVTAKRIVKHFGDKTLDVFESSIGQLTQVEGIASLKLDMISKAWTEHKEIRNVMLFLQSHNISTLFAVKIYKTYGNEAIEVVQTNPYRLAEDIFGIGFLSADQVAISLGLAADSSQRIQAGIGHVLQSARQQGHCYLTRQQILHAVEQLLALPGSPAIEKVLQEQQQKEELKTRQLPGEDGAEQTCYYAHSLYFDELYIATRVKQLISLPLKADQKYLHKELGAFCQQHQIRLSGQQSQSVLQIAGMRLSILTGGPGCGKTTTTRALVGVLEKMNRKVMLAAPTGRAAQRMSEVIGLEAKTIHRLLEFDPATGGFKRKEEDTLQTDILIIDECSMLDVHLTAALLRALPMQAQLVLIGDADQLPAVGAGNVLKDLILSGAVPCMRLTQIFRQAKESLIISYAHQINQGEVPAIASPFHTPQVWQQKKDCLFIDSEEATAEQLRFISRVKRLGGDTVQTKDPDADPYHQDNGLVIPAKFSHVDLDALLQANTHIDELKEVTARIHPWSSLHYGLSAVGMVEKLYESIIPKYYGKQAEIQILSPMTRGSLGTANLNQVIQEKINPAATGKAQVTVGGKTFRQGDRVIQKRNNYDLNVFNGDIGQITAVDNEDMEVIVQFGAGQQLREVIYSRESLLELDLAYAITIHKSQGSEFEIVIIPLVTQHFNMLFRNLIYTGITRAKKLVVFVGSGKALAMAVNKQNTAVRQTALAYLLQQADKHKS; encoded by the coding sequence ATGAAAGTACCTATAACTTTGCCTTTGAAATCACTGTATATGCCGGCTCTTGACAAATTAAATACAGCAGCGTTAGAAAGACTTTCAGGCATTGTCCTGCGCGTTACCTTCCATAGCGCGGAAACGGGTTTTTCTGTCCTGAAAGTCAGCAGCCTGCAAAGAGCTGGCCAGGAGCTTACCGTGGTAGTGCACCAGTCCAAAGTATTTGCGGGTGCCACGATGGATTTTTACGGCGAGTGGGTCACGCATCCCGGTCACGGCCTGCAGTTTAAAGCTGAGAAGGCCATTGAAAGAAAGCCGGCCACTACCAATGCGCTGGAAAAGTATCTGGGCTCGGGCCTGATCAAAGGGGTCGGTCCGGTGACAGCCAAAAGGATCGTAAAGCATTTCGGTGATAAAACCCTGGATGTCTTTGAAAGCAGTATCGGCCAGCTCACCCAGGTGGAAGGCATTGCAAGCCTGAAGCTGGACATGATCAGCAAAGCCTGGACAGAACACAAGGAAATCAGGAATGTGATGCTGTTTCTGCAGTCCCACAACATCTCTACACTGTTTGCAGTCAAAATTTACAAGACCTATGGCAATGAGGCGATTGAGGTGGTGCAGACCAATCCCTACCGGCTGGCTGAGGATATCTTTGGTATCGGCTTTCTGTCGGCTGACCAGGTGGCCATCAGTCTGGGCCTGGCAGCAGATTCTTCCCAGCGGATCCAGGCCGGTATCGGCCATGTGCTGCAAAGTGCCCGCCAGCAGGGACACTGCTATCTGACCCGCCAGCAGATCCTGCATGCGGTCGAGCAGCTGCTGGCGCTGCCTGGCAGTCCGGCCATTGAAAAGGTTTTGCAAGAGCAGCAGCAAAAAGAAGAGCTCAAAACCAGGCAGCTGCCCGGTGAGGATGGAGCAGAACAAACCTGCTACTATGCACACTCTCTGTACTTCGATGAGCTCTACATTGCCACCCGGGTCAAACAATTAATCAGCCTACCACTTAAAGCGGATCAAAAGTATCTGCACAAGGAGCTGGGCGCCTTCTGTCAGCAGCATCAGATCAGGCTGAGCGGGCAGCAAAGCCAGAGTGTGCTGCAGATTGCTGGCATGCGGCTTTCGATCCTGACCGGCGGACCGGGCTGCGGAAAGACCACAACGACCCGGGCCCTGGTCGGCGTACTTGAAAAGATGAACCGGAAAGTGATGCTGGCCGCTCCGACCGGACGTGCGGCCCAGCGCATGAGCGAGGTCATTGGCCTGGAAGCCAAAACCATCCACCGGCTGCTGGAATTTGATCCGGCCACAGGCGGCTTCAAGCGCAAGGAGGAAGATACTTTGCAGACTGATATTCTGATCATTGATGAGTGCTCGATGCTGGATGTGCACCTGACGGCTGCCCTGCTTCGGGCGCTGCCCATGCAGGCGCAGCTTGTGCTGATCGGTGATGCAGACCAGCTGCCCGCAGTAGGCGCCGGCAATGTGTTAAAGGATCTGATTCTCTCCGGCGCAGTTCCGTGCATGCGACTGACCCAGATATTCCGCCAGGCAAAGGAGTCACTGATTATATCATACGCCCATCAGATTAACCAGGGGGAAGTGCCCGCCATAGCCTCCCCTTTCCATACGCCTCAGGTCTGGCAGCAGAAAAAGGATTGTCTCTTTATCGATTCCGAAGAAGCGACGGCTGAGCAGCTACGGTTTATTTCCAGAGTGAAGCGCCTGGGCGGTGATACGGTGCAGACCAAAGATCCAGATGCTGACCCTTACCACCAGGATAACGGCCTGGTCATTCCGGCCAAATTCAGTCATGTGGACCTGGATGCGCTGCTGCAGGCCAACACCCATATTGACGAGCTGAAAGAAGTGACCGCACGTATCCATCCCTGGTCCTCGCTGCATTACGGCCTTTCGGCAGTGGGCATGGTCGAAAAACTCTACGAATCCATTATTCCCAAATATTACGGTAAACAGGCAGAGATACAGATTCTTTCCCCGATGACCCGTGGCAGTCTGGGAACGGCAAACCTGAACCAGGTGATCCAGGAAAAGATCAATCCTGCCGCTACCGGCAAAGCCCAGGTTACCGTCGGGGGAAAAACTTTCCGGCAGGGCGACCGCGTAATCCAGAAGCGCAACAACTATGATCTGAATGTCTTTAATGGCGACATTGGTCAGATCACCGCAGTTGACAATGAAGACATGGAAGTGATCGTGCAGTTTGGCGCGGGTCAGCAGCTCAGAGAAGTCATATATTCCAGAGAATCGCTGCTGGAACTGGACCTGGCTTACGCCATCACCATTCACAAATCACAGGGCAGCGAATTTGAAATTGTTATTATCCCCTTGGTCACCCAGCACTTTAACATGCTGTTCCGAAACCTGATCTATACCGGTATTACCCGGGCAAAGAAGCTGGTTGTATTTGTAGGGTCCGGAAAAGCGCTGGCCATGGCGGTCAACAAACAAAATACCGCTGTCAGGCAGACTGCCCTGGCCTATCTGCTCCAACAAGCGGATAAACACAAATCATGA
- a CDS encoding DUF6933 domain-containing protein has translation MVHIYCTQKLGKFLNTAKGELPERRSHDWSAHLFFVSGRKCIIFVHKKTLYSVLLLDIFKKDMVYLSKLFLEALISQLEADKIPDRHQSLVRAIYKEIRFVPTDNDRKTLGVINNMISIIQAVAADGLKAAGQYEINKIPLAGTEICLSKRYNAKRAHRN, from the coding sequence ATGGTTCATATTTATTGCACCCAAAAGCTGGGAAAATTTCTTAATACTGCAAAGGGTGAGCTGCCAGAGCGCAGATCGCATGACTGGTCGGCGCATTTGTTTTTTGTATCGGGACGCAAATGCATCATTTTTGTCCATAAGAAAACGCTGTATTCCGTGCTGCTGCTGGATATTTTTAAAAAAGATATGGTGTATTTAAGCAAACTTTTTCTCGAAGCGCTGATCAGCCAGCTTGAAGCAGACAAGATTCCGGATCGTCATCAAAGCCTGGTCCGGGCTATTTACAAAGAAATAAGGTTTGTTCCGACTGACAATGACAGAAAAACCCTTGGCGTAATCAATAATATGATATCGATTATTCAGGCAGTAGCTGCCGATGGCTTAAAAGCTGCAGGGCAGTATGAAATCAATAAAATACCCCTGGCAGGCACTGAAATATGCCTATCCAAAAGATATAATGCTAAAAGAGCTCATCGAAATTAA
- a CDS encoding DUF4236 domain-containing protein, translating to MSWSFRKRVKIIPGLHLNFSKNGISTSIGGRGGSVTFSKRGTSFNASIPGSGFSNRVFIPDQKPKYDYLPSKPLHVLPDQENLSEADIKGNIFSVDIHEITTADKQGIKEAILLARTQRAELAKDLKDIQSSLSSSKRNLLFSKIFLYGFAFKKFKENIEINISSKLEAISETKKQMQSSYVMLDADFDAEVKSKYVQLIEAFKALRASIKMWDITNSEYNDRVTTRSLHSASISRTEIDLNIKSIPDIKSDLDVMWIQNANGADIYIYPSFIVMCSQSGEIGIIGIEEFIIKAQFTRFVEQDPVPKDARILEYTWFKVNKNGSPDLRFKNNYQIPIVEYTNLSLSSKTGMNEEYEFSNKQLTVAFYNAFLDYQELLAINEGNS from the coding sequence ATGTCTTGGTCATTCCGAAAAAGAGTAAAAATAATTCCTGGCTTACATTTAAATTTTAGTAAAAACGGTATAAGTACATCTATTGGTGGCCGTGGAGGAAGTGTAACGTTTAGTAAGCGAGGAACTTCATTCAATGCAAGTATTCCTGGATCTGGATTTTCGAATCGAGTTTTCATTCCTGACCAAAAGCCTAAGTATGATTATCTCCCTTCTAAACCTTTGCATGTCTTACCTGATCAAGAGAATCTCAGTGAGGCAGACATCAAGGGTAATATTTTCAGTGTAGACATACATGAAATCACAACTGCCGATAAGCAGGGAATAAAAGAAGCAATACTTCTTGCAAGAACTCAACGAGCCGAATTAGCCAAAGATTTAAAAGACATACAATCGTCGCTATCTAGTAGCAAAAGAAATTTACTTTTTAGTAAGATCTTTCTATATGGATTTGCATTTAAAAAATTTAAGGAGAACATTGAGATAAATATCAGCTCAAAATTAGAGGCAATTTCTGAGACGAAAAAACAAATGCAGTCAAGTTATGTAATGCTTGATGCCGATTTCGATGCTGAGGTGAAGTCTAAATATGTTCAACTGATTGAGGCATTCAAGGCATTAAGAGCCTCAATCAAGATGTGGGATATTACTAACTCAGAATACAATGACCGAGTAACTACACGTTCTCTACATTCTGCTTCTATTAGCAGGACTGAAATAGACTTAAATATTAAGTCTATTCCTGACATTAAATCAGATTTAGATGTTATGTGGATTCAAAATGCTAATGGTGCAGATATTTATATTTATCCAAGTTTCATTGTGATGTGTTCACAATCAGGCGAAATTGGGATAATTGGCATAGAAGAGTTTATTATAAAAGCCCAATTTACTCGATTTGTGGAACAAGATCCTGTACCAAAAGATGCAAGAATTTTAGAGTATACATGGTTTAAGGTAAATAAAAACGGAAGTCCAGATCTAAGATTTAAAAATAATTATCAAATTCCCATTGTCGAATACACCAACCTCAGTTTATCCTCAAAAACGGGTATGAACGAAGAATACGAATTTAGCAATAAACAGTTAACTGTTGCTTTTTACAATGCATTCTTAGATTATCAGGAATTATTGGCCATTAATGAAGGCAATAGTTAA
- a CDS encoding toll/interleukin-1 receptor domain-containing protein: MAIPKFFVSYSRKDSEFVKKLVKELRDAKASLWLDSDLEPGVLWDSAIEKALNNCEGLLIILSEDSVSSINVQDEISFALDERKIIIPVLIKNCTIPFRIRRLQYIDLFSNYTFGLSKLMVALKLDIVADGNPFVEVNISKLSNLDPIRPNLPNIEEQSKPNLNQIEGIVNKEKIETFKIAPAQKERTIISKQKDMTSFQEGMSIFVFFLFVVAVCIGLWYGGKFTLSWIKGE, translated from the coding sequence ATGGCAATACCGAAGTTTTTTGTGAGCTACTCGAGAAAAGATAGCGAATTTGTCAAAAAGTTAGTTAAGGAACTTCGGGATGCCAAGGCATCACTCTGGCTGGACAGTGATCTCGAACCAGGTGTATTATGGGATTCTGCGATTGAAAAAGCATTGAATAATTGTGAAGGTTTGTTGATAATTCTTTCTGAAGATTCAGTTTCATCTATCAATGTACAAGATGAGATTTCTTTTGCATTAGACGAGCGGAAAATAATTATACCTGTTCTTATCAAGAATTGCACTATTCCGTTTCGCATTCGCAGATTACAATATATAGATCTATTTAGTAATTATACTTTTGGTTTGTCAAAACTAATGGTAGCATTAAAATTAGATATAGTAGCTGATGGTAATCCGTTTGTAGAGGTGAATATAAGCAAGTTATCTAATCTTGATCCAATAAGACCAAATCTTCCCAATATCGAGGAACAATCAAAACCTAACTTAAATCAAATTGAAGGAATAGTTAATAAGGAAAAAATCGAAACATTTAAAATTGCACCCGCGCAAAAGGAGCGAACAATTATATCGAAACAAAAGGACATGACATCTTTTCAGGAGGGCATGAGTATATTTGTGTTTTTTTTGTTCGTTGTTGCAGTCTGTATTGGCCTTTGGTATGGTGGTAAATTTACACTTAGCTGGATAAAAGGGGAATAG
- a CDS encoding JAB domain-containing protein, whose protein sequence is MMENTDKQLCSLVAEIELVYHTTVKPSQMPKVTCSKDAYDILIASWDQGKINLIEQCKILLLNRANKVLGICEISSGGMSGTIVDVKLIFAAALKAGASGFIIAHNHPSGNLTASQADRAFTRRLKLAGELLDLPLLDHIILGSEGFISFEDEGLL, encoded by the coding sequence ATGATGGAAAACACAGACAAACAACTCTGCAGCCTGGTAGCCGAAATCGAGCTCGTTTACCATACCACCGTAAAACCTTCACAGATGCCGAAGGTAACCTGCTCGAAAGATGCGTACGATATACTGATAGCCTCCTGGGACCAGGGCAAAATCAATCTGATCGAGCAATGTAAAATACTGCTTTTAAACCGGGCCAATAAAGTACTGGGCATCTGTGAGATCTCATCCGGCGGCATGTCGGGTACGATCGTAGATGTAAAGCTCATTTTTGCAGCCGCTTTGAAGGCAGGGGCCAGCGGATTTATCATTGCCCACAACCACCCTTCGGGAAACCTGACAGCCAGCCAGGCAGACCGGGCCTTTACCAGAAGACTGAAACTGGCAGGGGAGCTGCTGGACCTGCCGCTTTTGGACCATATCATCCTGGGCAGTGAAGGGTTTATCTCCTTTGAAGACGAGGGACTGCTGTAA